From a region of the Streptomyces sp. NBC_01454 genome:
- a CDS encoding xylan 1,4-beta-xylosidase has product MGWGFTHTQFSADTGTDASTARAAQLLHDRPMPQNQHIMGWGADNPEPSPGHYDFADLDRRLALIRRTGGTPVLTLCCAPDWMKGGKAGHTDWSALEKAPDPQHYGDFAALAGKIAQRFPDVRHYVVWNEFKGFFDDTKGRWNYEGYTRLYNLVYRAVKKVNSGNQVGGPYLVMDSHVPGDDTYASDLKGPWGSIDRRTLDAFTYWNRHKTGADFVAVDGSSYSKDDRYAPDPFAAAQKFADVGRRLRKESGLPLWWAEWYVEVADENDDRARWSERTRIAAQATALIEMTAGGAAGGFYWNPETAGADCPGCLWTSTRLDDGGKELPMMTLLSRFARAFPPGSGPHDLDTGRPEIRGLADDRTALLVNTGTRRSTVTVDGRSVTLAGYDVRWLDRP; this is encoded by the coding sequence GTGGGCTGGGGATTCACCCATACGCAATTCAGCGCGGACACCGGAACCGACGCGTCCACCGCCCGGGCCGCCCAGCTGCTGCACGACCGTCCGATGCCGCAGAACCAGCACATCATGGGCTGGGGCGCGGACAACCCCGAGCCGAGCCCCGGGCACTACGACTTCGCCGACCTGGACCGTCGTCTCGCGCTGATCCGGCGCACCGGCGGCACGCCCGTGCTGACCCTGTGCTGCGCGCCCGACTGGATGAAGGGCGGCAAGGCCGGTCACACCGACTGGAGCGCCCTGGAAAAGGCGCCCGACCCGCAGCATTACGGGGACTTCGCCGCCCTCGCCGGAAAGATCGCCCAGCGATTTCCCGACGTCCGCCACTATGTCGTCTGGAATGAATTCAAGGGATTCTTCGACGACACCAAGGGCCGCTGGAATTACGAGGGTTACACCCGCCTCTACAACCTCGTCTACCGCGCGGTGAAGAAGGTGAACAGCGGCAATCAGGTGGGCGGCCCCTATCTGGTGATGGACAGCCATGTTCCGGGCGACGACACCTACGCCTCCGACCTCAAGGGCCCCTGGGGAAGCATCGACCGGCGCACCCTCGATGCCTTCACCTACTGGAACCGCCACAAGACCGGCGCGGATTTCGTGGCCGTCGACGGCTCCAGCTACAGCAAGGACGACCGCTACGCCCCCGACCCGTTCGCCGCCGCCCAGAAGTTCGCCGATGTGGGGCGTCGGCTGCGCAAGGAGAGCGGGCTGCCGCTGTGGTGGGCGGAGTGGTACGTGGAGGTCGCCGACGAGAACGACGACCGGGCCCGGTGGAGCGAGCGCACCCGTATCGCCGCGCAGGCCACCGCCCTGATCGAGATGACGGCCGGCGGTGCCGCCGGCGGCTTCTACTGGAACCCGGAGACTGCGGGCGCCGACTGCCCCGGATGCCTGTGGACCAGCACCCGGCTCGACGACGGGGGCAAGGAACTGCCGATGATGACGCTGCTGTCCCGCTTCGCGCGCGCCTTTCCGCCGGGGAGCGGCCCGCACGACCTCGACACCGGCCGACCGGAGATCCGGGGCCTGGCCGACGACCGCACCGCGCTGCTGGTCAACACCGGCACGCGGCGCTCCACGGTGACGGTGGACGGCAGGAGCGTCACCCTGGCGGGGTATGACGTGCGGTGGCTCGACCGCCCGTGA
- a CDS encoding polysaccharide deacetylase family protein, translating to MYHAVAVAPAPAVRGLSVPPEAFAAHMAVLADGGFTPLTTAGLAAAWRAGGPLPERPVLITFDDGYEGVYRHALPLLARHGFSATLFVTTGWLRGPYDTGGAPDTMLDWDQVRELAAAGVEIGGHSHGHPPLDDLGDERLRREVLRCKEIIAAETGAMPESFAYPYGHSGRRVRRTVRGAGFRQALAVGNALADRRQGPYALARMTVRRGTGIEEFTRIVEGRGVVRAFARDRVLTKGYAVVRRTRQAVRLCAPGS from the coding sequence ATGTACCACGCGGTCGCCGTGGCCCCGGCGCCCGCCGTGCGCGGACTGTCCGTCCCGCCCGAGGCGTTCGCGGCGCACATGGCGGTGCTGGCCGACGGCGGGTTCACCCCGCTGACCACCGCCGGGCTCGCCGCGGCCTGGCGGGCGGGCGGCCCGCTGCCCGAGCGGCCCGTGCTGATCACCTTCGACGACGGCTACGAAGGGGTGTACCGCCATGCGCTGCCCCTCCTTGCCCGGCACGGGTTTTCGGCCACCCTCTTCGTGACGACCGGCTGGCTGCGCGGTCCGTACGACACCGGGGGCGCGCCCGACACCATGCTCGACTGGGACCAGGTGCGGGAGCTGGCCGCGGCCGGGGTGGAGATCGGCGGGCACAGCCACGGCCATCCACCGCTGGACGACCTCGGCGACGAGCGGCTGCGGCGCGAGGTGCTGCGCTGCAAGGAGATCATCGCCGCGGAGACCGGGGCGATGCCGGAGTCCTTCGCCTACCCCTACGGGCACTCCGGCCGGCGGGTGCGGCGGACGGTGCGCGGCGCGGGATTCCGGCAGGCGCTCGCGGTGGGCAACGCGCTCGCCGACCGCCGTCAGGGGCCGTACGCCCTGGCCCGGATGACGGTGCGGCGCGGGACGGGAATCGAGGAGTTCACCCGGATCGTCGAGGGCCGCGGGGTGGTCCGCGCCTTCGCCCGGGACCGGGTGCTCACCAAGGGGTACGCGGTGGTCCGCAGAACGCGGCAGGCGGTCCGGCTGTGCGCACCGGGCAGCTGA
- a CDS encoding glycosyltransferase family 2 protein, producing MSPAPRISVVVCVHTEDRWDDILAAVTSVHGQSRPAHELLLVVDHHPALLARLGEHFGGARAGASTPGAPATPLRIMANSGPRGLSAGRNTGIAAAGGEVIAFLDDDAVAERDWLRHFAEAYADPAVMAVGGRTEPVWAAGRRPVWFPEEFDWVVGCTYRGLPPGRVRVRNVLGGNASFRRTAFDLVGGFAVGIGRDAGRRPLGGEETELCIRITQAVPGAVLLLDDRSVIHHRVPAERQRFGYFRSRAYAEGLSKALVARSVGARDGLATERRYATRVLPAGVLRGVRDALLRRPGGAGRAGAIVAGVAAAAGGYARGTARARRGSISLRHNGVEGDGNGAGVVREGAAA from the coding sequence ATGAGCCCGGCGCCGCGGATCTCCGTGGTCGTCTGTGTGCACACCGAGGACCGCTGGGACGACATCCTGGCCGCGGTGACCTCGGTGCACGGCCAGTCCCGTCCCGCCCATGAGCTGCTGCTCGTGGTGGACCACCACCCCGCGCTCCTCGCGCGGCTCGGGGAGCACTTCGGGGGCGCTCGCGCGGGCGCATCCACTCCCGGTGCTCCCGCAACTCCCTTGCGGATCATGGCCAATTCCGGACCCCGCGGGCTGTCCGCGGGCCGGAACACCGGTATCGCCGCGGCCGGGGGCGAGGTCATCGCCTTCCTCGACGACGACGCGGTGGCCGAGCGGGACTGGCTGCGGCACTTCGCCGAGGCGTATGCGGATCCGGCGGTGATGGCGGTCGGCGGACGCACCGAGCCGGTCTGGGCGGCCGGCCGCCGCCCCGTGTGGTTCCCCGAGGAGTTCGACTGGGTGGTGGGCTGTACGTACCGCGGTCTGCCGCCGGGCAGGGTGCGGGTGCGCAATGTCCTGGGCGGCAACGCGTCCTTCCGCAGGACCGCCTTCGACCTCGTCGGCGGGTTCGCCGTCGGCATCGGCCGGGATGCCGGCCGGCGGCCGCTGGGCGGCGAAGAGACCGAGCTGTGCATCCGCATCACCCAGGCGGTGCCCGGTGCCGTGCTGCTGCTCGACGACCGGTCGGTCATCCATCACCGGGTGCCGGCCGAGCGGCAGCGGTTCGGCTACTTCCGCAGCCGGGCGTATGCGGAGGGTCTGTCCAAGGCGCTGGTGGCGCGGAGCGTCGGCGCCCGGGACGGGCTGGCGACCGAACGGCGCTACGCGACCCGGGTGCTGCCCGCCGGGGTGCTGCGCGGGGTACGGGACGCCCTGCTGCGCCGGCCGGGCGGCGCCGGCCGCGCGGGCGCGATCGTCGCCGGGGTGGCGGCCGCCGCGGGCGGCTATGCGCGAGGCACCGCGAGAGCCAGAAGAGGGTCAATATCCTTAAGACATAACGGAGTTGAGGGTGACGGGAACGGCGCGGGCGTGGTGCGTGAGGGGGCGGCGGCGTGA
- a CDS encoding glycosyltransferase family 2 protein, translating to MSAFLRPADADEPPLTLLPDQSAYRPVSSHLAIAPPVSVVIPAMNEAENLPYVFKTLPDWIHEVVLVDGNSTDDTVRVARELWPGVTVVPQRGRGKGDALISGFAACTGEIIVMVDADGSADGAEIVSYVSALVSGADFAKGSRFANGGGTDDMTAIRKLGNRVLTAVVNAKFGARYTDLCYGYNAFWRHCLDHIALDCAGFEVETLMNIRVVKAGLRVQEIPSHEYNRIHGVSNLRAVRDGLRVLKVILRERGSRKNRPVRPALITGDAR from the coding sequence ATGAGCGCGTTCCTTCGCCCGGCCGACGCGGACGAACCACCGCTGACGCTGCTGCCGGACCAGTCCGCCTACCGGCCCGTTTCCTCGCATCTGGCCATCGCACCGCCGGTCAGTGTCGTCATTCCGGCGATGAATGAAGCGGAGAATCTCCCGTATGTCTTCAAGACCCTGCCGGACTGGATTCATGAAGTGGTCCTGGTCGACGGGAATTCCACCGATGACACGGTCCGGGTCGCCCGCGAGCTGTGGCCCGGCGTCACGGTCGTACCGCAGCGCGGCAGAGGCAAGGGGGACGCGCTGATCAGCGGATTCGCGGCCTGCACCGGCGAGATCATCGTGATGGTCGACGCGGACGGATCGGCCGACGGCGCCGAGATCGTCAGTTATGTCTCGGCGCTGGTGTCCGGGGCCGATTTCGCCAAGGGCTCCCGGTTCGCCAACGGCGGCGGCACGGATGACATGACGGCCATCCGCAAGCTCGGCAACCGTGTGCTGACCGCCGTTGTCAATGCCAAATTCGGGGCCCGCTATACCGATCTTTGTTATGGATACAACGCCTTCTGGCGGCACTGCCTGGACCACATCGCCCTGGACTGCGCGGGGTTCGAGGTCGAGACGCTGATGAACATCCGGGTGGTCAAGGCGGGGCTGCGGGTGCAGGAGATCCCCAGCCACGAGTACAACCGCATCCACGGCGTCAGCAATCTGCGGGCGGTGCGGGACGGGCTGCGGGTGCTGAAGGTGATCCTGCGGGAGCGGGGCAGCCGAAAGAACCGTCCGGTCCGGCCGGCGCTGATCACCGGGGATGCGCGATGA
- a CDS encoding GNAT family N-acetyltransferase has translation MDVAVYRPGELTGADRSAWTALQSRAPALGAPQLANPFLSPEFAGAVDRCRGGVRVAVLHQDGGPAAFLPFQRSALGIGRAVGLGVSDAQGLVHRPGFAWDARELLRGCGLSVLEFDHLVAGQQPFETASSVRHASPVIEVDQGFEAYLAGLRERSPKFTRTTLAKERKLGRDIGPVRYVHDERDPAALPALMRWKSAQYRRTGRSDRFAHPWIVRLVRHLFHTRTDSFAGLLSVLYAGERPVAAHFGLRSDAVLACWFPAYDPEFAKFSPGLVLHLRMAQAAATESLAYLDLGRGAKDYKDSLKTRELTVSEGWVMRPHPVALGHRARRAPVRALRNAVLARPELFASADRVLKQWGRLRSGGGDASAARR, from the coding sequence ATGGACGTCGCGGTGTACCGCCCCGGCGAGCTGACCGGGGCCGACCGGAGCGCCTGGACGGCCCTGCAGTCCCGGGCACCCGCCCTGGGGGCGCCGCAGCTGGCGAACCCCTTCCTCTCCCCCGAGTTCGCCGGGGCCGTCGACCGCTGCCGCGGCGGGGTGCGGGTCGCGGTGCTCCACCAGGACGGCGGGCCGGCCGCGTTTCTGCCCTTCCAGCGTTCGGCGCTGGGCATCGGCCGGGCGGTGGGCCTCGGCGTCTCCGACGCGCAGGGCCTGGTGCACCGGCCCGGGTTCGCATGGGACGCCCGGGAACTGCTGCGCGGCTGCGGCCTGTCGGTGCTGGAGTTCGATCATCTGGTGGCCGGTCAGCAGCCGTTCGAGACGGCCTCCTCCGTCCGTCACGCCTCGCCCGTCATCGAGGTGGACCAGGGCTTCGAGGCGTATCTGGCAGGGCTGCGGGAACGGTCGCCGAAGTTCACCCGGACCACCCTCGCCAAGGAACGCAAGCTCGGCCGGGACATCGGGCCGGTGCGCTACGTCCATGACGAGCGGGACCCGGCGGCGCTGCCGGCGCTGATGCGGTGGAAGTCGGCGCAGTACCGCAGGACGGGGCGCAGCGACCGCTTCGCACACCCCTGGATCGTCCGGCTCGTCCGCCACCTCTTCCACACCCGCACCGACTCCTTCGCGGGCCTGCTGTCGGTGCTCTACGCGGGCGAGCGGCCGGTCGCGGCGCACTTCGGGCTGCGTTCGGACGCCGTGCTCGCCTGCTGGTTCCCGGCCTATGACCCGGAGTTCGCGAAGTTCTCCCCCGGGCTGGTGCTGCATCTGCGGATGGCGCAGGCGGCGGCCACGGAATCCCTGGCGTATCTCGATCTGGGGCGGGGCGCCAAGGACTACAAGGACTCCCTTAAAACGCGTGAACTCACGGTGTCCGAGGGGTGGGTGATGCGGCCCCACCCGGTGGCGCTCGGGCACCGGGCCCGGCGCGCGCCGGTGCGTGCGCTGCGCAATGCGGTGCTGGCCAGGCCCGAGCTGTTCGCGTCCGCCGACCGTGTCCTCAAGCAGTGGGGGCGCCTCCGGTCGGGGGGCGGGGACGCATCTGCCGCGCGCCGCTGA